One genomic window of Peromyscus eremicus unplaced genomic scaffold, PerEre_H2_v1 PerEre#2#unplaced_432, whole genome shotgun sequence includes the following:
- the LOC131901812 gene encoding uncharacterized protein LOC131901812, with amino-acid sequence MEQKDKVDVPGWPSNLESNMENKTGAPLGIEPGFRGPADQRGRGHSCGARIQVRAVEQKDKVDVPGWPSNTESNMENKIGAPLGIEPGLRGPADQHGRGHSCGARIQVRAVEQKDKVDVPGWPSNSESNMESKTGAPLGIEPGLRGPEDQRGRGHSCGARIQVRAVEQRDKVDVPGWPSNSESNMENKTGAPLGIERGLRGPEDQRGRGHSCGARTQARTMEQKDKVYIHCWPPNSECNIGKKTGAPWGMEQGLRGPASHRGRGHSCGARTQARTMEQKDKVYIHCKPSTLESNMGNKTGAPLGFEAGLRGPADQRGRGHSCGARIQVRAVEQKDKVDVPGWPSTSECTMESKTGAPLGMEQGLRGPADHRGRGHSCGARTQARSTEQKDKVDVPCWPSTSESIMENKTRAPLETESGLRGPADHRGRGHSCARTQARTTGQKDKVSVPPGWPSTSECNVGNKTGAPLGVEPGLRGPASHRGRGHSCARTQARTVEQKDKVDVPVWPSTSECNPENQPGAPLGIEPGHRGPADQRGRGHSCGTGTKAREHSEALPALGSEKKVHGALLKRKQIRLPRATGAVAHKPLWQGKKSSAKRGHTGKENTVCQPEVLPFTSPQEESSQGPPLFCWTPAVSSPPYVTMTLGQQLIVSPSVELHEAVASSNS; translated from the exons ATGGAGCAAAAAGACAAAGTGGATGTCCCGGGCTGGCCCTCCAACTTGGAAAGTAACATGGAGAACAAGACTGGAGCCccactgggaatagaacctggctTCAGAGGACCTGCAGATCAACGTGGCAGAGGCCACAGTTGTGGCGCCAGGATCCAAGTCAG AGCCGTGGAACAAAAAGACAAAGTGGATGTCCCGGGCTGGCCCTCCAACACGGAAAGTAACATGGAGAACAAGATTGGAGCCccactgggaatagaacctggcctcagaggacctgCAGATCAACATGGCAGAGGCCACAGTTGTGGCGCCAGGATCCAAGTCAG AGCCGTGGAACAAAAAGACAAAGTGGATGTCCCGGGCTGGCCCTCCAACTCGGAAAGTAACATGGAGAGCAAGACTGGAGCCccactgggaatagaacctggcctcagaggacctgAAGATCAACGTGGCAGAGGCCACAGTTGTGGCGCCAGGATCCAAGTCAG AGCCGTGGAACAAAGAGACAAAGTGGATGTCCCGGGCTGGCCCTCCAACTCGGAAAGTAACATGGAGAACAAGACTGGAGCCCCACTGGGAATAGAACGTGGCCTCAGAGGACCTGAAGATCAACGTGGCAGAGGCCACAGTTGTGGCGCCAGGACCCAAGCCAG AACCATGGAACAAAAAGACAAAGTGTATATCCACTGCTGGCCCCCCAACTCGGAATGTAACATCGGGAAGAAGACTGGAGCCCCATGGGGAATGGAACAAGGCCTCAGAGGACCTGCAAGTCACCGTGGCAGAGGCCACAGTTGTGGCGCCAGGACCCAAGCCAG AACCATGGAACAAAAAGACAAAGTGTATATCCACTGCAAGCCCTCCACCTTGGAAAGTAACATGGGGAACAAGACTGGAGCCCCACTGGGATTTGAAGCTGGCCTCAGAGGACCTGCAGATCAACGTGGCAGAGGCCACAGTTGTGGCGCCAGGATCCAAGTCAG AGCCGTGGAACAAAAAGACAAAGTGGATGTCCCGGGCTGGCCCTCCACCTCGGAATGTACCATGGAGAGCAAGACTGGAGCCCCACTGGGAATGGAGCAAGGCCTCAGAGGACCTGCAGATCACCGTGGCAGAGGCCACAGTTGTGGCGCCAGGACCCAAGCCAG AAGCACGGAACAAAAAGACAAAGTGGATGTCCCCTGCTGGCCCTCCACCTCGGAAAGTATCATGGAGAACAAGACTAGAGCCCCACTGGAAACAGAGTCTGGCCTCAGAGGACCTGCAGATCACCGTGGCAGAGGCCACAGTTGCGCCAGGACCCAAGCCAG AACCACGGGACAAAAAGATAAAGTGAGTGTCCCGCCGGGCTGGCCCTCCACCTCGGAATGCAACGTGGGGAACAAGACTGGAGCCCCACTTGGAGTAgaacctggcctcagaggacctgCAAGTCACCGTGGCAGAGGCCACAGTTGTGCCAGGACCCAAGCCAG AACCGTGGAACAAAAAGACAAAGTGGATGTCCCGGTCTGGCCCTCCACCTCGGAATGTAACCCTGAGAACCAGCCTGGAGCCCCACTGGGAATAGAGCCTGGCCACAGAGGACCTGCAGATCAACGTGGCAGAGGCCACAGTTGTGGCACCGGGACCAAAGCCAG GGAACACAGCGAGGCCCTGCCTGCTCTGGGTTCTGAGAAGAAGGTGCATGGTGCACTGCTAAAGAGAAAACAGATTCGACTACCAAGAGCGACTGGGGCTGTGGCCCACAAACCCCTCTGGCAGGGCAAGAAGTCCTCTGCCAAAAGAGGTCACA CAGGGAAGGAGAACACTGTGTGCCAGCCTGAAGTCCTGCCCTTCACAAGCCCCCAGGAG GAGAGCTCCCAAGGGCCTCCGCTCTTCTGCTGGACCCCAGCAGTTTCATCTCCGCCCTACGTGACAATGACCTTGGGGCAGCAATTGATTGTTTCTCCTTCCGTGGAGCTCCATGAGGCTGTTGCCTCATCCAACTCGTGA